CTATATTTTTTACATGTAGATTCCTTACCACCTAAAGACTTTGATGCGGCCATTATTAAAGCTGTAGAAGAAGGCCATAATGTGGGTTGTTTTCAAATGCGCTTTAACAGTAACAGTCCTTTTTTAAAGTTCTTTTCTTGGTGTACACGTATTAACCATCAAATTTGTCGTGGGGGCGACCAATCTCTTTTTATTACTAGTACATTATTTCATAAAAATAATGGGTTCAATGAAAAATTCATTATTTATGAAGACAACGAGTTTATTCAGCGTATGTATAAATTAATGCCTTTTAAAATTATTCCATCAGCTGTAACAACATCTGCACGCCGATATGAAGAACGAGGTATGATCCGTCTTCAATGGCATTTTGCTATGATCCATTTAAAGTATTTTCTTGGCGCCAACCCTCAAGAGCTTCATCAATATTACTTAAAGCATATTGCCGTATAATTTCTATTTCTCTTCAAAATCTAACAA
The genomic region above belongs to Maribacter hydrothermalis and contains:
- a CDS encoding TIGR04283 family arsenosugar biosynthesis glycosyltransferase, producing MSTHKPSISIIIPVLNEEKYIKNVLFAISTNTSTNHIKEILVVDGGSTDNTIANALKFGASVIKGRKGRAAQMNFGATKATGDILYFLHVDSLPPKDFDAAIIKAVEEGHNVGCFQMRFNSNSPFLKFFSWCTRINHQICRGGDQSLFITSTLFHKNNGFNEKFIIYEDNEFIQRMYKLMPFKIIPSAVTTSARRYEERGMIRLQWHFAMIHLKYFLGANPQELHQYYLKHIAV